The proteins below are encoded in one region of Hordeum vulgare subsp. vulgare chromosome 3H, MorexV3_pseudomolecules_assembly, whole genome shotgun sequence:
- the LOC123443434 gene encoding NAC domain-containing protein 74-like: METLRAMALPPGFGFHPKDTELVAHYLKKKILGQKIEYDIIPEVDIYKHEPWDLPAKCNVPTQDNKWHFFAARDRKYPNGARSNRATVAGYWKSTGKDRAIKVDKRTIGTKKTLVFHEGRPPTGKRTEWIMHEYYIDENECQACPDMKDAFVLCKVTKRIDWTSENGNEVGNNNPQPQQPNVAAILAVSVEQPDTAGSSIIGGELPSDAATVAIPAHTTPDGDADIQQWLEELIDPSFDPSANTVVDSVSAQLSPDEQNAESSNIDAMAPKVEQDYASPNQTLADDTDFLLSDDIHSMLYPGSDDFTSWQHTYFTAADPFSLSNDFMDEFQMKELQLPLENNGPNLSNEPAVVVRTRHGGTSATSVPPYKAKARLQQRLGRMVTSSSESINQTIKFVDNNGHLDLMTNVKHQKKHVRDITSVKQSDAGKSSGNHNNQGFFRGVQRAFRGCSATGLNILVALCMVGVAAAILHHGRHRSGISL; the protein is encoded by the exons ATGGAAACTCTACGTGCCATGGCTCTACCACCAGGATTTGGATTCCATCCCAAGGACACTGAACTCGTTGCTCACTATCTGAAAAAGAAAATACTCGGTCAGAAAATTGAGTATGACATTATACCAGAGGTGGATATATACAAGCATGAACCATGGGATTTACCTG CAAAGTGCAATGTTCCAACCCAGGATAACAAGTGGCATTTCTTTGCTGCTCGAGACAGAAAGTATCCTAATGGTGCTCGCTCAAATAGGGCAACGGTTGCTGGGTATTGGAAGTCTACCGGAAAAGACCGGGCCATTAAGGTGGATAAGCGAACCATAGGAACAAAGAAAACTTTAGTTTTTCATGAAGGTCGGCCTCCCACTGGAAAACGTACTGAGTGGATTATGCATGAATACTACATAGATGAGAACGAATGTCAAGCTTGCCCTGATATGAAG GATGCCTTTGTTCTATGTAAAGTTACTAAAAGAATTGACTGGACATCAGAGAATGGTAACGAGGTGGGCAATAATAATCCTCAGCCACAACAACCAAATGTTGCTGCTATTTTAGCTGTCAGTGTTGAACAACCAGATACTGCTGGATCATCAATTATTGGTGGTGAACTTCCAAGTGATGCTGCTACTGTAGCTATCCCTGCTCACACAACTCCAGATGGGGATGCTGACATTCAACAATGGCTGGAAGAACTGATTGATCCCTCCTTTGATCCTTCTGCTAACACTGTAGTGGATTCTGTTTCTGCTCAACTGTCTCCGGATGAACAAAATGCTGAATCATCG AACATTGATGCTATGGCTCCGAAGGTGGAACAGGACTATGCCAGTCCTAACCAGACTCTGGCAGATGATACAGACTTCCTGTTGTCAGATGATATTCACAGCATGTTGTATCCTGGTAGTGATGACTTCACTTCATGGCAACACACATACTTTACGGCGGCGGATCCCTTTAGTCTGTCAAACGACTTCATGGATGAATTTCAGATGAAAGAGCTACAGTTACCTCTGGAAAATAATGGACCTAATCTGTCAAATGAACCCGCTGTTGTAGTGCGAACACGTCATGGGGGAACATCTGCGACTAGTGTTCCACCATACAAGGCCAAGGCTCGACTTCAGCAAAGGCTTGGCAGGATGGTTACGAGCAGCTCTGAATCCATCAATCAGACTATCAAGTTCGTTGACAACAATGGTCATCTTGatctcatgactaatgtgaaacacCAGAAGAAACATGTGCGTGATATTACTTCTGTCAAGCAGTCTGATGCAGGGAAGTCAAGTGGAAACCACAACAACCAAGGATTTTTCAGGGGCGTCCAAAGGGCATTTAGAGGCTGTTCAGCAACTGGACTGAATATACTTGTTGCACTTTGCATGGTTGGAGTTGCTGCAGCAATACTGCACCATGGACGTCACCGCAGTGGGATCAGTTTGTAG